One Nodosilinea sp. PGN35 genomic window, GAAAGCATATTTATAGATTTCCAGAGCACAAGCCGGGTTCTGCTGCCGACATAGCGGCGATGAATCTGCGTACGATCCAATCGGAGGTAACATGAGACGACTATCTATCGGAACAATTTCGGCACTCTTTTTAGCGGGCGCGGCGTCCCCTGCCGTTCTGGCCAACACAACCGGCACTTTTCAGCCTCAAGACCAGCCGGTGAGCCAACTGCCTGGTGCCCCTCAAACTCCTGGTCAAATACAAACTCCGGGACAGAACCAGACGCCGGGCAGCCCTCAAACCCCTGGGCAAACGCCTAACCAGGCTCCAGGTCAACCTCAGACTCCGGGGCAGATGCAAACCCCTAACCAGCCCCAGGTTCCTGGGCAAATGACCCCTGGGCAGATGCAGACCCCCGGACAACCTCAGACCCCTGGGCAGATGCAGACCCCTGGGCAGATGCAGACTCCTGGGCAACCTCAGACCCCTGGGCAGATGCAGACTCCGGGACAGATGCAAACCCCTGGGCAACCTCAGACCCCTGGACAGATGCAGACTCCGGGACAGATGCAGACTCCGGGACAGATGCAAACTCCTGGGCAAACCCCAGGCCCAAGCACTGAGTTTCGCGGTGTGACAACCGGGGATGCTCTGTCTGCCGATGCGGTCAGCCCCTTCCAACTGGCCTACATGGCGGTTAGAGGCGAATTTGAAGCAGAAAACTACTCGCCCCACCAGCTTCGCAGAAGCGTTGCCCAGGGCCGCAACATTGTTGAAGCCGCTGCTGACCAGGGCTACATCAGCAACGATCTGAGAGAAGACAGTGGTTATATCGACCAGGTCAATCAGGTCTTGAGGATGCAGGCTCGAGACTGGAGGAACTAATACCGAATCCTAGCTGTGTACCCTCGGTTTGTCGGGGCATTGCGGTGCAATGCTTCGACAGAATCCCTGTTTTGAATTGGGGTTTCCCCAAGGCAGATCTCCCCTGAGTCGCCGTGCGGCAAGCCCAGGACTCCATAGCGCACCTGTAGCACCGTTGCGGTGGGCTTCAAGTACCAGAAGCAGTTGCTCAAGGTTGGGCTGTAAGAGTTCTCACAGAGGATGCGGCGTTAAAGACCGTTGGCCCTGCGGCCAGCTGCCCATCGAGCAAAACCCTCCTGAGTAGGCGATCGCCCTGCCCAGGAGGGTTTTGTGCTGCGTCGAGAGCGGCGCGGGTGCTGAGAGCTGCTGGGGGTGCTGACCAGAGCGCTATTGATCTAGGGTGGGCAAAAGACTGAGGATAGCCTGCCCATAACGCTGGATATCTTGGAGGCGCAGAGCTTGCTCGGGGGAGAGAGTGGCGGTTTGGTTCAGGTGGTCGGTGTAGGCCAGTAGGGTATCGACAGCGCGGGTGGCTGTGGTCAACCAGGAATCGGACACGCCTGGGGATTGGAGGGTGGCGATCGCCCTCAGACGCTTCTGGCAATCTACCACTTGTCTCTGCAACTGCTGAATCGTCAGCTGATGGTGCACCCGCGCCTGCACTTCAACCACTTGAAACGGCTTGGTAATGTAGTCTACACCGCCCGCTTCAAAAGCTCGAGTTTTGTCAATGGCTTCATCTAGGGCGCTGAGAAAAATCACCGGGATGTGCTGCGTAGCGGCGTCGTTTTTGAGCTGTCGACAGACCTCGAACCCATCCATTGCGGGCATGCGGATGTCGAGCAAAATGACGTCAGGGGGAGCGGCTTTAGCGCCGATTATTGCCATCGAACCGCTTCTTACCGCCCTAACTCGATGCCCCTGGCTGGAGAGGGTATCTGATAGAATCCGAAGATTGTCCGCCAGGTCATCTACGATCAGAATATGGCCCTGGCA contains:
- a CDS encoding response regulator; translation: MDFNTPTCQGHILIVDDLADNLRILSDTLSSQGHRVRAVRSGSMAIIGAKAAPPDVILLDIRMPAMDGFEVCRQLKNDAATQHIPVIFLSALDEAIDKTRAFEAGGVDYITKPFQVVEVQARVHHQLTIQQLQRQVVDCQKRLRAIATLQSPGVSDSWLTTATRAVDTLLAYTDHLNQTATLSPEQALRLQDIQRYGQAILSLLPTLDQ